In a single window of the Christensenella timonensis genome:
- a CDS encoding glycyl radical protein, whose translation MLGYWNGNQERVKIDIEDVMPKGSKEYERCQRLKDQVVAVKPRLLCDRARIITQSYKQTEGQPPIIRRAMALRDLLEQINVYILKDELIVGHSASAHRCAEIFPEFGVQWIKDEIDLFETRDMDPFAVSKEVKEEFLNEIYPYWAGKTLNDRIQTIYDEEIKLQTYDAQLFTIGLHETGGLAHVALNYEKIITRGFADVRREIEEKNGALVMSDPASMKKRLFYQACLIIIDGVISFAHRYAAQARRLAALEKDKERAAELLEIARVCDYVPENPARTFHEAMQSFMLVHCVPFINDNGTSYTPGRMDQYMYPYYAKDIAEGRLTKIKAQEILEALWIKFSESVKIYNAVDAASTGGQPTGNNVAISGVSPQGLDATNDLSYRCLEAHCHILLGQPNFTVRVHKKTPHDLLIRTCEAIRLGNGMPQISNDEIFVNAMLRLGVTLEEARDYVPVGCLETMPRNTWGRANGGYFSLVKVLELALSNGVCRITGKQVGPQTGDARKFTSFDDVTKAFEAQMKYAVSHMVTANNMIDMVHEDMAPVPYVSMLVDDCIAEGKDVTSGGAHYNWTGPLGIGIANAADSFAALKKAVFEDKRVSMSEMIDALETNFEGREDLRLYLQNKVPKYGNDIPEVDIFAKYATDTFFDELTHYTTYRGGPFNPALMPVSSYVAFGLSTGATPDGRKAKEPLADGVSPQNGMDKNGPTAVFKSVSCLDHVRCGNGVIFNQKMSPGPLFAEQGLEKFSSLIRSYIDLGGSQVQFNVVSADTLRDAQKNPDKHAGLVVRVAGYSAFFNEISKEVQDSIIARTEQQL comes from the coding sequence ATGCTAGGATATTGGAATGGGAACCAGGAAAGAGTCAAGATCGATATCGAGGACGTGATGCCCAAAGGCAGCAAGGAATACGAACGGTGCCAACGGCTGAAAGACCAGGTGGTCGCGGTAAAGCCGCGGCTGCTGTGCGACCGGGCGCGGATCATCACGCAGTCGTATAAGCAGACGGAAGGACAGCCGCCGATCATCCGCCGGGCGATGGCGCTGCGCGACCTGCTCGAACAAATCAATGTGTATATTTTAAAAGACGAATTGATCGTCGGGCACTCCGCTTCGGCGCACCGCTGCGCGGAAATATTCCCGGAATTCGGCGTACAATGGATCAAAGACGAGATCGACCTGTTTGAAACGCGGGACATGGATCCGTTTGCCGTATCCAAAGAAGTGAAAGAGGAATTCCTGAACGAAATCTATCCGTACTGGGCGGGCAAGACCCTAAACGACCGGATACAGACAATATACGACGAGGAGATCAAGCTGCAGACATATGACGCGCAGCTGTTCACGATCGGCCTGCACGAAACGGGCGGGCTTGCGCATGTGGCGCTCAATTATGAAAAGATCATCACGCGCGGTTTTGCGGACGTACGCAGGGAGATCGAGGAAAAGAACGGCGCGCTTGTGATGAGCGACCCGGCATCCATGAAGAAACGGCTGTTTTACCAGGCCTGCCTCATCATCATCGATGGCGTGATCAGCTTTGCGCACCGCTATGCTGCGCAGGCACGGCGGCTTGCGGCGCTGGAAAAGGACAAGGAGAGGGCTGCCGAGCTGCTGGAGATCGCGCGGGTGTGCGATTATGTACCGGAAAACCCGGCGCGTACGTTCCACGAGGCGATGCAATCGTTCATGCTCGTACATTGCGTACCGTTCATCAACGACAACGGCACCTCGTATACGCCCGGACGGATGGATCAGTATATGTATCCGTACTATGCAAAGGATATTGCGGAGGGCAGGCTCACCAAGATCAAGGCGCAGGAGATACTGGAAGCGTTATGGATCAAGTTTTCAGAGAGCGTGAAAATCTACAATGCCGTGGATGCTGCCTCGACCGGTGGGCAGCCGACGGGCAACAACGTAGCGATCAGCGGCGTCTCGCCGCAAGGGCTGGACGCAACGAACGACCTTTCGTACCGCTGTTTGGAAGCGCACTGCCACATCCTTTTGGGGCAGCCGAATTTCACGGTGCGCGTCCATAAAAAAACGCCGCACGACCTGCTCATCCGGACGTGCGAAGCGATCCGGCTGGGCAACGGCATGCCGCAGATATCGAATGACGAGATATTCGTCAACGCAATGCTGCGCCTGGGCGTGACGCTGGAAGAAGCGCGGGATTATGTACCGGTCGGGTGTCTGGAGACCATGCCGAGGAACACCTGGGGACGTGCGAACGGCGGCTATTTCAGCTTGGTCAAGGTTTTGGAGCTCGCGCTTTCAAACGGCGTGTGCAGGATCACCGGGAAGCAGGTGGGGCCGCAAACGGGCGACGCGCGCAAGTTCACCTCCTTTGACGACGTGACAAAAGCCTTTGAAGCGCAGATGAAATATGCCGTCAGCCACATGGTCACCGCCAACAATATGATCGATATGGTACACGAGGACATGGCGCCCGTGCCGTATGTATCCATGCTGGTAGACGACTGTATTGCCGAGGGGAAGGACGTTACCTCGGGCGGCGCGCATTACAACTGGACGGGGCCGCTGGGCATCGGGATTGCGAACGCGGCGGATTCGTTTGCGGCGCTGAAAAAAGCGGTATTTGAAGATAAACGCGTCAGTATGAGCGAAATGATCGACGCGCTGGAAACGAATTTTGAGGGCAGGGAAGATTTGCGGCTGTATTTGCAGAACAAGGTGCCCAAATATGGCAACGATATCCCGGAGGTGGATATCTTCGCAAAGTATGCTACGGATACGTTCTTTGACGAACTGACCCACTACACGACATACCGGGGCGGCCCGTTCAACCCGGCGCTTATGCCCGTTTCTTCTTACGTGGCGTTCGGCTTGTCGACAGGAGCCACGCCGGATGGCAGAAAGGCAAAAGAACCGCTGGCGGACGGGGTCTCGCCGCAAAACGGTATGGACAAAAACGGGCCGACTGCGGTATTCAAATCCGTCAGCTGCCTAGACCACGTACGCTGCGGGAACGGTGTGATCTTCAACCAAAAGATGAGCCCGGGGCCGCTGTTCGCAGAGCAGGGCCTGGAAAAGTTCAGCTCGCTGATCCGCTCGTACATCGACCTCGGCGGTTCGCAGGTGCAGTTTAACGTCGTTTCGGCGGATACGCTGCGGGACGCGCAAAAGAACCCTGATAAGCACGCGGGGCTTGTCGTAAGGGTCGCGGGCTACAGCGCGTTTTTCAACGAAATATCAAAAGAGGTGCAGGACAGCATCATCGCACGGACAGAGCAGCAGCTTTAA
- a CDS encoding ABC transporter permease, whose amino-acid sequence MNDTVCKPLKLKDIYGKDKNFFRLLLILAGVFVLCSVLKPELFLTGANFQSIAKQFPEYGLLSIGIGLALLTGGIDLSVVNIANLSSISAALFMLANTTKDMPDSQVLGVVIAAIVIAVGVGLGAGAINGLLISKIGIPPILATLGTQQLYWGIAIVMTQGRSVSGLPSLYSKVFNANLGGVIPVPLVIFILCAVLMGVVLSRTKFGSRLYLLGSNSTAAKYAGLKTSALLVKTYALSGLMAVAAGIIMMAKQNSAKADYGSAYTLQCVLVAVLGGVSTEGGKGNIQGIVVAAIILQFLSSCLNMYENISNFYRDIIWGVVLIAALIFNYMINKRDQKKAQG is encoded by the coding sequence ATGAATGACACAGTATGTAAACCCTTGAAGCTCAAAGATATCTATGGGAAGGACAAAAACTTTTTCCGGCTGCTGTTGATCCTGGCGGGCGTGTTCGTGCTTTGCTCGGTATTGAAGCCGGAGCTGTTCCTCACAGGGGCGAACTTCCAGAGTATTGCCAAGCAGTTTCCGGAATATGGACTGCTTTCCATCGGGATCGGCCTCGCCCTGCTGACGGGCGGCATCGACTTAAGCGTCGTCAATATCGCGAACCTGTCCTCTATTTCGGCGGCCTTGTTCATGCTGGCCAATACGACGAAGGACATGCCGGACTCACAGGTTTTAGGCGTGGTCATAGCGGCGATCGTGATCGCTGTTGGGGTCGGGCTGGGCGCAGGCGCCATCAACGGGCTGCTGATTTCCAAAATAGGGATCCCGCCGATTTTGGCAACGCTGGGGACGCAGCAGCTTTATTGGGGGATCGCGATCGTGATGACACAGGGGCGTTCGGTGAGCGGATTGCCGTCGTTGTATTCCAAAGTCTTCAATGCAAATCTTGGGGGAGTGATCCCCGTGCCGCTGGTGATTTTTATCTTATGCGCCGTCCTGATGGGCGTCGTACTCTCACGCACCAAATTCGGCTCGCGCCTTTACCTGCTGGGCTCCAATAGCACGGCGGCGAAATACGCGGGTCTGAAGACGAGCGCGCTGCTGGTCAAGACATACGCGCTTTCGGGACTGATGGCGGTGGCGGCGGGTATCATCATGATGGCAAAACAGAATTCCGCGAAGGCGGATTACGGTTCGGCATACACGCTGCAATGCGTACTGGTCGCCGTGCTCGGCGGCGTCAGTACGGAGGGCGGCAAGGGGAACATCCAGGGGATCGTGGTGGCGGCGATCATCCTGCAGTTTTTGAGCAGCTGCCTCAATATGTACGAGAACATCTCGAATTTCTACAGGGATATCATTTGGGGCGTTGTCCTCATTGCAGCGCTGATCTTTAATTACATGATCAATAAACGCGACCAGAAAAAGGCGCAGGGATAA
- a CDS encoding ABC transporter permease yields MSLRRVVHKTEFYMLIVVVILACVIQAVSGQFFTGNNLVDLVRSLIIPGMFCIAEMIVLVSGGIDVSFPAIASLSMYIVSAYMKDFTGSVVVFFLVGTALGLAMGVLNGFLIAKFKFQPLIITLGTASLFNGILLGVFAANETPVPQQMYDLGKAKLFTATNDALGISSDMPVTILFFIILIVAVWLLMNKTILGRGIYGVGGDAVSAKRAGFNVFHIRMFVYCFSGAIAGFTGVARAVMMTNCQPTNLAGMEMTCIAACVLGGVSVTGGKGSITGTVIGILLMTMMSNSLILLGIPTYWQRVFTGAIILIGTGISAYQMLKNNRKPNIKIAG; encoded by the coding sequence GTGAGTTTGAGAAGAGTAGTACATAAAACGGAGTTCTATATGCTGATCGTCGTCGTGATCCTCGCTTGCGTGATCCAGGCGGTCAGCGGGCAATTCTTTACGGGGAATAACTTAGTCGACCTCGTGCGCTCGCTCATCATTCCCGGGATGTTCTGCATCGCGGAAATGATCGTGCTGGTCTCGGGCGGGATCGACGTTTCATTCCCGGCGATCGCGTCGCTCTCGATGTATATCGTGAGCGCATATATGAAAGATTTTACGGGAAGCGTGGTCGTGTTCTTCCTTGTGGGGACGGCGCTTGGGCTTGCCATGGGCGTATTGAACGGATTTTTGATCGCTAAATTCAAGTTCCAGCCGCTGATCATCACACTGGGAACGGCGAGCCTTTTTAACGGGATATTGCTAGGAGTGTTCGCCGCAAACGAAACGCCTGTGCCGCAGCAGATGTACGACCTTGGAAAAGCAAAGCTGTTTACGGCGACAAACGACGCGCTGGGCATCAGCTCGGACATGCCGGTGACGATCCTGTTTTTCATCATATTGATCGTGGCGGTGTGGCTGCTGATGAACAAGACCATATTGGGACGGGGTATTTACGGCGTCGGGGGCGACGCGGTGTCTGCCAAACGCGCGGGCTTCAATGTCTTTCATATCCGAATGTTCGTCTATTGCTTCAGCGGTGCGATCGCCGGCTTTACGGGCGTTGCGCGTGCGGTGATGATGACGAACTGCCAGCCGACCAACCTTGCGGGCATGGAAATGACATGTATCGCGGCCTGCGTACTTGGGGGCGTGAGCGTCACGGGCGGCAAGGGATCGATCACGGGGACGGTGATCGGTATCCTGCTGATGACGATGATGTCGAACAGCCTCATCTTATTGGGCATACCGACCTACTGGCAGCGGGTGTTTACGGGAGCGATCATCCTGATCGGTACCGGGATATCGGCATACCAGATGCTGAAAAACAACCGGAAGCCCAATATCAAGATCGCAGGATGA